A segment of the Pseudoalteromonas piscicida genome:
GACACACCAAATCACAATAATTAGCCTAGCCAACACAAAAAACCAACGCTGAAACTTACGGCAGAGAAAACTACTCCAACAACTGGGAAAAATAAACCCCGCTTAAAAAAGCGGGGTTTATCATCAATCTGAAACCTCGCAATGACGAGGTTTTTTTATTTCTTTAATTCTAGGGCCTGTTGATCTTTACTGTTTGATTTAAACAGGCTCGGCCCTAATATTACTAAACTTTAAATACTAGTACTTGGCTGTTTAGCTGCTCGGCTAACGCTTCTAAGTCATTACTTACATCGGCATTACTCTGTGCATTTCGGGTAATTTCAGAAATACTGCTACTGAAATCATTAATATTTTCGCTGATTTCCGCAACCACCGTTGTTTGTTCTTCTGTCGCCGTTGAAACCTGAATATTCATACCAACGATTTCATCCACCGCCTTATCAATATCGGTCATTATTTGAGCTGATTCATTAGCCCTATCTACCCCCGCAGCTGCGCTTGATTGCGCATTCTCCATTGATGATACTGCGTTTTGTGCCATGCCCTGTAACTTGCTGATCATATCTCGGATAGATTCTGTGGCTTTTTGCGTATTATGTGCCAATTGCCTGACTTCGTCGGCAACAACCGCAAAACCTCGGCCAGACTCCCCTGCTCTCGCCGCTTCTATTGCAGCGTTTAATGCCAGAAGATTTGTTTGTTCAGCCACACCTTGGATCATTAAAACAACCTGGTTGATTTCATTAGACTGATCGTTCAACGCTTTAATTAACTGCGCATTATCTCCTACTTCACTAGCAAGGCGCTCAATGGCCTGAATATTTTGCGAAATAACATCCATCCCTTGTTTCGCAAGCTTGCCGGACATCTCAGCTTTGTTCGCGGTATTCATCGCATTATGTGCCACTTCTTGTATCGCACTATTCATTTCTGTTGCTGCGGTTGCAATCATCACAGTTTGCTGCTCTTGCTCTTGCGAAGTGCCCGCAATCGACTGACTGATACCATTCAACTCGTTCGAGGTCGTAGAAAGGCTATTCACGATTGTGACTAGATTGGTAACTAGCTCATGTAAGCTAGACACCATGGTATTGAAGTCATTCCCTATCTGACTTAACTCATCTTGCCCCTCAACTACCACTCTTTGTGTTAAATCTGCATCTCTTGCAATATTACCAATACGCATACGTAAGCGGCTAAGCGGTTCATTAATTGACCTAAATATCAACATGCCAATTAGCACCATTACTACCACAATAACAACGGAAGAGATAATCATCGCCGCTTTTGTCGCACTGGCTTCTGAGCGACCGACGTTCCGAAGCGCACTCGCTTCAGTAAGCTGCAATTCAATTAGGGCACTGTAGCTTTCGCTAAGCGGATCGAAGGCCGCATAGAGGTCATGTACAAATTTATCGTAAGGAATTTCTTCAAAGGTATTTGCGTTAACTCGGTTAATATAATTAGACAGCAGTTGTTTGACGCTTAATTCTGCTTTTTCAACTTGCTTTACTAAGCTTCGCTCTTCGCTCGTAAGGTCCGTGGACAAATAGCTATTCCACTCTTTTTCAGCGATATTCTTAGCTTCTTCGATTTGCTTTAACGCAGCACCATTGGATAGTTGATGGCCTCGTAACTTGTGAAACGTATCCACAATAACCACCGCGTAGTTATCTGACACCACTTTTATTTGTCTAAGCGGTACAACTCTGTCGTCATAAATACGGTCAATGTAATTGATAAGGTTTGATAATGTTCCGATTGTGAAGATGGTTGCAAGAATAAAAAACACAGCAGGTATGCCTGAAAGCGACAACAATCTGCTTTTAACTGAAACCCTATTTAGCATAATCTGATTTTTATTGAGTAAACATAGAAATAAAGTATTACTCAAAGTTCGTAGATTACAATATTAATTGCAGATTAAGCAGCGTGATTTTGATGTGCATCATATTTATTTACTGTGTCCCCCCTTTTTAGGGTATTGATTTTTAAACTTATTACAAAAAAGAGGAGAAGCTTTATCGGCTTCTCCTCTTACATTCCACGTCGAAATTGTTTTTGCTTAACACTCTTCGTTTTCTGCGTTCAGGTTCTCTTTTACATCTTCACAGGCATCTTCTACACTGTTTTCCACTTCCTGCACCGTTTCATCGAAACGCTCACCCGCATCTTCCGCTGGGCCTTCACTACAACCAAAAAGTGCTAAAATTGAAACAAAACCAAATGCTTTAGCTAATGTAATTGCTGATTTCATAATCTATCTCCTAAAACCGTTTTAGAACGTTAAATCCCTTTTACCTGGGAGCGCGTGCTTTACCAAAAATAAACGAAATAATCATAAAGGCGATAAACACAAAGAATAGAATTTTCGCCATACCTGCTGCAGCGCCCGCGATTCCGGTGAAACCTAACACGGCTGCGACAAGTGCTAGGAATAAAAACATTACAGCCCAACTCAACATAACATTCTCCTTAGGCAGTTAGCTCTTGCAACTGCTTCATTTGATCGTGACAAGCTTGCATTCTGGTTTGAATTTGCAGTAATACACTCTTGCATTTAGGTGGAAGATCTTTACTTAGCGCTTTATCAAGCTTGCTCAACACTTTATCTTCCACTTCTTCTAGCTGAGAAATATAGGTGTGCTCTTTGTCGGTGCTCACCATACCAACCAACTTGGTGTACGATTCACGAATGTCGATGCTAAGCGCTGAATCAGTCTCGATTTCACCCTCGTCAATAAGAACAAATGGTTGTAGATCCGAGATTGCTTGCGCTTTATCTACAATCATTTGGTCAAATACGCGGTTTAATTCGATATTATCTAGCTTCTTTTTAGCTTCGGTGTAAAAATCAACACCACCATTTAATACTTTAATGAGCTCTTTTACCGGCTCCATGTCGTAATTTGAATCTGCCATAAATAACTCCTTTCGTTGCAATATTTAATAAGTGCATTTTGCAAATATTATTTTCTGTCCCTTTCGTCAATGCAGATTAAATGCCAAATTATAAACCTTTATTTTACAAGGGTTTTTAATATAAGCACTTTCAGACCGGTGAAAATATTACAAACTAGATGTAAATTATTCCTGTGATAATTGCACACTTAAGGTCGTGCTGCCTTTGGCATTGAAGTCCATCGTCCTAATAGGGAAAGGAATTAAGATATCGTTATCGGCTAAAACACGGTTAATTGTACAAATTGCTTGGTGCCTGACCACCATAAAGCCGGGATCAGCTGGGTAGTCTATCCAAAACCACACGAGTAGATTGATAGAACTATCACCAAAAGACTCAGCATAGACATCCGTTTCTTTTTGGTTTACTACGAAATCAAGCTTGTTAATTGCCTCAACAATCACCTCTCGGGCTTGTTCTGGGTCATCCGCATAAGAGATACCAACTGGTACTTCTATTCTTCGCTTACCAAGCTTAGTGTAGTTTTGTAACTCATTCTTAAAGAGAATTTTGTTGGGAATATAAGACAGCTGGCCGTAAAAGTTTTCTACTAAGGTATTTCTCAAATTGATTTTACTTACCGTGCCAAAGCAATCCTTGGTTCTGATAATGTCACCGACCATAAAGGGCTTTCTGACTCCCATCACAAATCCAGCGATGAGGTTCTCGGTCATATCTTGGAATGCAAAGCCAATAGCAAGGCCAATGATCCCCGCCCCAGCCAACAGTGACATTACGGCACCTGATAGTTTTACTATATCTAAAGCGAAGAAAATCCCAATGGTAATAATAGAGACTTTAAATATGGAACTAATAAGAGAAGCAACTTGTTCTGTCTTTATTGCTTTTTTAATCGCTTTAGAAAACCAGATTGTTGATATTTTAGCCAGCACTGTAAAGAATATTAGTATCATTAAGGCTAGGATCATATTCGGTAGTAACTACACACCGGATTCAAGCCAAGAGATTAACTTATCATTAATTAACGTCCAAAATTTTTCTAAATTCATAATTACTCATTCCTATATAAGTACGCGACAAAGATAGAATGCAGTAATCATTCCTACTGATATTAATTAGCCGTTCATGAAAAAGGTAATTATTACAAAGTAATGTACACATTTTCTCGGTAAATTCTTCCTTAAAACTTACCAACAAAATAAAAACACATAAAATTCAATAATTTACAACATGGCACAACAGCTGCAATAGGTAATTCGACTACGAAATTAAAGGAGTTTAATTATGAAAAAGACATTAATTGCAACTGTACTTGTATCTTCACTTACTACTGCTTCAGCGTTCGCTGCTGATAATTCTTGGGAAAAAGAAGCAAGCGATGCTTGGATAGACGGTAAAGCAGAAGCGACGCTACTTTTCAACGGTGAGCTGAACAACTTTGACATTAACACAGATGTAAAAAATGGCGTTGTAGTGCTAACTGGTAAAGTTGAACACTCAGTAGACAAAAAGCTAGCTGAAGAACTGGTACTAGGTATCGACGGCGTAAAAGAAGTGAAAAACGACCTGACTATCGTGGATATGTCCGATGAACGCAAAAAAGAGCGTAACTACGAAAGCGATAGCGGCTTTACTGACGCAAAAATCGCAACAGTAATTAAGTCTCGCTACCTGTTTGACACAGATGTAGATGGTACTGACATCGATGTTGATGTGGAAGGTTTAGTCGTAACACTAAACGGTCATGTTGGCAGCGAAGCGGAGCGTAAACTTGCTGTGCAAATCGCAAAAAACGCCAATGACGTTAAAGATGTAAAAGATAACCTTCGCGTTACTAAAAAATCATAAGCAATTTTGATTTGAGGGGGTACTCCCCCCTCCCATATTTATATTGATTTAAGGAGTAAAGATGAAACAATTAACTATTGCCGCTGCGCTACTAGCTTCTCTAGGTCTTGCATCTACCGCTGCTCACGCGGAGTGTGATTTTGGACTAGAAGATTATAAAATTTATACAGGTATCGGTTATGGCCAATACTCTTTTCAGTGGGAAGATCGTGAGAACGACACCTCGTTCGATGATGACTCGTCTATGTTAAAAGCGTATGTGGGTACAAAAATCAATCCATATTGGAGCTTTGAACTTGCCTATGAAAACTTCGACGAAGCAAGTGACATTGACAACTCTGCTGAAATCGACGGTATTTCTTTATCTACACGTCTCTCAGCCCCATTAAACGAATACTTTTCAGTTTACGCAAAAGGTGGTTGGCTTGAATGGGATGCAGATATCTATGCTGATATTCCAGCTGTGGGTCGTGTTTCATCTAACCTTGAAGGTGGCGACTGGCTTTATGGTGCCGGTGTAGAGTTCCACCTAAACGAAAACATTAACATGCGTTTAGAATATACGCGCTACGAACTTGAAGACGATATTGATCCAGATATGGACGTAGCAGCAGTCTCTATTGAGTATCAATTTTAAGCAGTACTGATGGCTAATTTATAGCCTCCCAATTATTTCCCCTTTGACTCAGTCCTGGCTCTTCCACAAGAGTCTGGTTTTGGCGCTACCTCTTGGTAGCGCCTTTTTTGTTTTCAATGTACGGCTTCTATATTGAATAATATGATTGCTTTCTCGCTATTCCTTTATTTGTAGAAAATAGAGTTTAAAGATAAACAATCTCTAGATGTAATATTTACCAGTCACAGCTAGAAATGAAATCTGTCGCATTTTTAAACTCTACACCCTGTAGGTTCTGCTATGTAACATTTACACCCTTCGTATCGCATCTACCGACACAAAATATAAAAAATAGATAACAAGCTGATATTTATAAAGTTTTAAGTTGGCAAAGGGTTTGCAACAAATACAGTGAACTAAACGAATAAGGAGTAGTTTATGAGTAATCAAGCAAACCAAACACAGACAAGTAACACAGCAAAACCACAGTCAAATGGCCATGATTCTAGTCACCCAGTTACGGATCAAATTGCAGATACATTACATGCGTCAGTAGATTCACTGCACGCTTCAGCGTCTCGCACTGAAACCTCGCTGCGCGAAAAAGGCCATAACTCAGGCGAAGCCATTGGTGCCAAGCGTAAAGAGTGGGAACGTGCGTGGAATACATCTGGTGTGAAAAAGTATGCAACGGAAAACCCAGTAAAAACGGCTGGTATCGCATTTTCACTCGGTATGTTGGCAACTATGCTGTTAAGGAATAAGTAATCATGCAAGACCAAGCTCAACTAAGAGACCGTCAAGCAGCAGCTCACGAGCGCACGCCAGCGCTCGCTGAACTTAAAGATTCTGTGTCTCTATTATTCGACAGTTATCAGCAAATCGCGGAAGCACAAATTAACCTATTAGGTGCCAAGTTCAGAGCTAATTTAAAAACTTTATGTATCGCGCTCGGGTTAATTCTGTTTTCTTTAATTTTAACGGCGATGGTATGGGGCAGCTTGCACGTGTTATTTGCTTACGCCTTAACCTATGCAGGCCTAAGCTGGTTTATTTCGGCGGGTATTGTACTTACTATCAATATCGCAATGATTTATTACTTGATCATCACAGGGCTAAAACTCTTTAATAACAGCATAAACGACCTGACGTCTGGGTTTTATACTCCAGTTGCGAAGCAGGAGGCAAGTAATGACGAAGCTCGCTGAATTCATCACTGATAAGTTGCACCAAGAAGTGGTGATAGAGAAGAAAAAGCTCATTACCGCTAGACATTTTAATCACCTTACCCAAGTGAAAGCCAAAAAAGTATTTACCGGCGCGATTAGCTCACCTCAAGGGTTAGGCTTCATGTTTATGTTTGGCGCACTCAGCGCTAAATATGGCAAGTTTGGTGCACTAAGAAAAATCGTACTACTACAAAGAATA
Coding sequences within it:
- a CDS encoding methyl-accepting chemotaxis protein — translated: MLNRVSVKSRLLSLSGIPAVFFILATIFTIGTLSNLINYIDRIYDDRVVPLRQIKVVSDNYAVVIVDTFHKLRGHQLSNGAALKQIEEAKNIAEKEWNSYLSTDLTSEERSLVKQVEKAELSVKQLLSNYINRVNANTFEEIPYDKFVHDLYAAFDPLSESYSALIELQLTEASALRNVGRSEASATKAAMIISSVVIVVVMVLIGMLIFRSINEPLSRLRMRIGNIARDADLTQRVVVEGQDELSQIGNDFNTMVSSLHELVTNLVTIVNSLSTTSNELNGISQSIAGTSQEQEQQTVMIATAATEMNSAIQEVAHNAMNTANKAEMSGKLAKQGMDVISQNIQAIERLASEVGDNAQLIKALNDQSNEINQVVLMIQGVAEQTNLLALNAAIEAARAGESGRGFAVVADEVRQLAHNTQKATESIRDMISKLQGMAQNAVSSMENAQSSAAAGVDRANESAQIMTDIDKAVDEIVGMNIQVSTATEEQTTVVAEISENINDFSSSISEITRNAQSNADVSNDLEALAEQLNSQVLVFKV
- a CDS encoding mechanosensitive ion channel family protein, with the translated sequence MSLLAGAGIIGLAIGFAFQDMTENLIAGFVMGVRKPFMVGDIIRTKDCFGTVSKINLRNTLVENFYGQLSYIPNKILFKNELQNYTKLGKRRIEVPVGISYADDPEQAREVIVEAINKLDFVVNQKETDVYAESFGDSSINLLVWFWIDYPADPGFMVVRHQAICTINRVLADNDILIPFPIRTMDFNAKGSTTLSVQLSQE
- a CDS encoding DUF1328 domain-containing protein, encoding MLSWAVMFLFLALVAAVLGFTGIAGAAAGMAKILFFVFIAFMIISFIFGKARAPR
- a CDS encoding phage holin family protein is translated as MQDQAQLRDRQAAAHERTPALAELKDSVSLLFDSYQQIAEAQINLLGAKFRANLKTLCIALGLILFSLILTAMVWGSLHVLFAYALTYAGLSWFISAGIVLTINIAMIYYLIITGLKLFNNSINDLTSGFYTPVAKQEASNDEAR
- a CDS encoding outer membrane beta-barrel protein — encoded protein: MKQLTIAAALLASLGLASTAAHAECDFGLEDYKIYTGIGYGQYSFQWEDRENDTSFDDDSSMLKAYVGTKINPYWSFELAYENFDEASDIDNSAEIDGISLSTRLSAPLNEYFSVYAKGGWLEWDADIYADIPAVGRVSSNLEGGDWLYGAGVEFHLNENINMRLEYTRYELEDDIDPDMDVAAVSIEYQF
- a CDS encoding BON domain-containing protein, whose protein sequence is MKKTLIATVLVSSLTTASAFAADNSWEKEASDAWIDGKAEATLLFNGELNNFDINTDVKNGVVVLTGKVEHSVDKKLAEELVLGIDGVKEVKNDLTIVDMSDERKKERNYESDSGFTDAKIATVIKSRYLFDTDVDGTDIDVDVEGLVVTLNGHVGSEAERKLAVQIAKNANDVKDVKDNLRVTKKS
- a CDS encoding PA2169 family four-helix-bundle protein, with protein sequence MADSNYDMEPVKELIKVLNGGVDFYTEAKKKLDNIELNRVFDQMIVDKAQAISDLQPFVLIDEGEIETDSALSIDIRESYTKLVGMVSTDKEHTYISQLEEVEDKVLSKLDKALSKDLPPKCKSVLLQIQTRMQACHDQMKQLQELTA